GTCCTCTGCTATGTCAAAAATTTTTGAGAGTCTTTTATTGCAGAAAATCAATTTGtacaacattaataaaaatgatgattaCCAATTTGGCTTTAAACAAAATCACTCAACAACATCATGctcaaactattttaaaaagactgtGCAGTATTACACATCTAGAGGAAGCCATGTATTTGCTTGCTTCATagactttaataaagcatttGACAGTGTCAATTACTGGCTgttgttcaaaaaattattagatacTGGTCTGCCCAAAAAACTTGTTAGCTTGCTTGCATTTTGGTACAGTAATCAACAAATGTCTGTTCGATGGCagaaaacaaaatcaaacagTTTTGGAATTGGGAATGGGGTTCGTCAAGGAAGTATATTGTCACCACTtctatttaacttttacatacAAGATTTGATTTCATCAATATCAAACCTTCGTATTGGATGTAATATAGGTGGTATATTCATGAATGTGTTGGCCTATGCTGATGATATGGTTCTAATTGCGCCTTCTTGGTTTTCTCTTCAGAAACTAATTAGCTTTACAAATAAGGAATCTTCCTTAATTAACATGTCCTTTAATACCAAGAAAACTGTATGTATGGTGTTTAATCCAActcaaaaatcaaaagttatatcaAACTCCTTCCCAGAATTATGTGTGTCAGGATGTGAAATTGCTTTTGTTGAATCTTTCAAATACCTTggtcatataattaaaaatgacctaACCGATGATCTTGATATAATCAAAGAGGTGAAGGGCCTTTACACACGTACAAATATCTTAATTAGACGCTTTCATTTATGTTCCACCAGAGTGAAGGTTAAACTGTTTAAAGCATACTGCATTTGTTTATATGGTGTTCCTTTGTggcaaaattataatgataaaacaatggcACGCCTTCAGTATTGCTACAACAAATGTGCTAAAATGTTTTTCGGATACAACAAATATGATAGTATATCTTACATGCTTTTAGAGTTCAGATTACCATCTTTTCATACAATTATCTTAAACTATAGACATGCTTTTCGTAAACAGTTGATGGCTTGTACCTTGGTGAATCACTCTATTAATTCAgttaatcaaagtttaaaataatacttttctttttttaaaaaaaaaacaaaaataaaactatggACCTGGCTCCTAATTTGTACATGCTTGTTGTCTGAaatatattctatttattatttatttatttatttatttatatatatatatatatatatatatatatatatatatatatatatatatatatatatatatataatatatatatatatatatatataatattatatattatatataatattatatataatatatatatatatatatatatatatatatatataatatatatatatatatatatataatattatatattatatataatattatatataaaatatatatatatatatatatatatatataatattatatataatatatatatatataatattatatatatatatatatatatataatattatatataatatatataatattatatataatatatatatataatattatatataatattatatatatattatatatatatatatatatatatatatatatatatatatatatatatatatatatatatatatatatattatatatatatatatatatatatatatatatatatatacatatatatatatatatatatatatatatatataatatatatatatatattatatatatatatatatatatatatatatatatatatatatataatatatatatatatatataatatatatatataatatatatatatatatatatatatattaagtaggggtatatatatatatatattaagtaggggtatatatatatatatatatatatatatatatatatatatatatatatatatatatatatatatatatattaagtaggggtatatatatatatatattaagtaggggtatatatatatatatatatatatatatatatatatatatatatatatatatatatattaagtaggggttatatatatatatatatatatatatatatatatatatatatatatatatatatatatatatatatatatatatataatcaattgtATTACATTGTATATtacaaaatcaatatatttaatatgtaatatatttacaaatagttttatttttttttttaattttaaaattttttaaattttattcaaaaaaaataaaatttttatagagcCTATAGTAAAGAGGGCATAACCTCAGTATTTactaatttactaattaaaaatcaattataatttACTGATTTACTAGgtgttatttatcatttatattttttcctgcTTCAAATGACATAAAATCAGTTGAGTATTATTAATAtgaaaactatttgtaaatatattgattttgtaATATACAATGTAATACAATtgattatatgtatatatatatatatatatatatatatatatatatatatatatatatatacacagggcCGGCGCCAGCATTTTTTGCTCTTTGAGATAGCTaccttccagacatggagcaaactccaaacatttatatgtttatacttatgtcaaataagaatgctTTGCAAAAGTTTGCGATAattggagcttgggaacaaaaaaaccccaAAAATTTTGCCAAgtctgccccaaacgtgagagcaacaagttgatgaaatatattttgaactattttcaactagactcatattcatcgataaattttaagtttcatagtattatctcttagtgttaaaaaattatgaccatataaaatttgcaaccccctcaaattgaggggggtttaaactttatatggtcataatttttaaatgctaaaatatttttcaatgaaacttaaaatttatcgatgaatataagtctagttaaaaatattacaaaatatatttcatcaacttgttgctctcacgtttggggcagactaggcaaaaattttggggcttttttgttcccaagctccgATCATcgcatttttttgcaaagcattcttatttgacataagtataaacattcAAAGTGTTTgtagtttgctccatgtctgtaaggtagctatctcaaagaccaaaaaatgcttgcgccggccctgtatatatatatatatatatatatatatatatatatatatatatatatatatatatatatatatatatatatatatatatatatatatatatatatatatatatatatatatgtatgtatgtatatatataaacatataatagttttatgttttaaattaggtttGCAATGCATTTTATTGATAGAAAATGACTTCTGAGTACCAAAGAAAATATCGAAAGGTGATAAAGGAAATGGGGAGTTTTTTGAATGCTGATGAACAGGATAACGTTGAGATGTTACAATCTTTATCTAGACATGATATTGAAGTATCTAATTTTGATAACtataatgatgatgattttGAAACTAATAACCTGAGTTTCATTAATAGTAGCTCGGAAAGTTAAGGTGATGCAGAATCAGATAATAGCAATGAAGAAAGTTTGAGAAACGATTTGGCTGATTTGGCAGTTAGATGTAAAATGACGCATGTTCAAGTGAATGGAGTGCTTAGTGTCTTGCGGAAGTATGGTTTTGATCTTCCAAAGGACAGTCGTACTCTTTTAAAAAGTACAAGAACAATAGTTACATACAAAAAATGTGGTGACTATTTGTATTTTGggcttgaaaaaattatcacacAATCTTTAGAAAGAGATGACAGTAATGAAATTCTGAACTTGAAAGTAAATGTGGATGGCATACCTTTGTACAAATCATCTAGCTTACAATTTTTGCCAATATTATGTTCTATAAATCATTCTACTCCTATGATTGCTGCACTTTTTAGTGGAAACTCAAAACCAAACTCTGTAGATgattttttgcaagattttATTTATGAGGTTAAGCACCTCCAAGGGTATGGATTTAGTTATGGAGAAAAAACCTATACCTTGTTATTGCAGTCATTTGTGTGTGATGCACCTGCTagggcttttttaaaaaatattaaagaccaTTACAGTTTGCATGGGTGTGAACGATGTTGTGCAGTTGGAATGTCAGTTAATAGACGTACAACATTTGTTAACCCAGGTTGTTTTAATGCAGAAAGACGCACCGAAGAAGAATTCCTCAACTTGGCTTATATCAATAGTCACCAGCATGGTCCAACACCTTTAgtacaaataacaaataactgtTTAAGCATTTTTTCTCTAGACTACATGCATTTAGTTTGTTTGGGTGTGGTTAGACGAAtgcttcaatttttaaaaaaaggagataGAGTAGTAAGATTATGTAGCcgtcaaattttaaatatatctgaaAATCTCCTTAAATTAAGAAAGTGGATCCCTAGTGAGTTTGCAAGGCGCCCTCGGGCACTGATTGAATTGGATAGGTGGAAGGCTACAGAATTCCGTCAATTCTTGTTATATACAGGTCAAGTTACGTTAAAGAGCGTGTTAAAACCGGATttgtacaaacattttttaacattgtcTGTTGCTGTTACTATTTTACTTTCACCTGATAAAGATAAACGAGTTGAATATCTTGAGTATGCGCAAAAACTACTAGAACATTATGTTCTACACTGTCAAAAGTTGTATGGAGAGTATGAAAATATTGAGCTTGTTCAAAAAgatcatattaaattaaaacaaagagaTTGGAAGCTATCAACACATCCTAGAGACTCAATTGTGTTTCTTAAAAATGACACTTATGCTCAGATTATAGAAGTTAGAACAAATGGGTATTTTTGCTGTCTTTTTGACTGTTCCTATCTACAGCCTTTTTTTATAGAACCATGCTCTTCAGCAATTGTAGATATCTACTATTCAGAAAACCGCCATAAACATACCCAAACAAAACTAGTGACTAATGAGGATATTGCCAAAAAGGGGCTTAAACTGCCATGTGGAGATGGATACGTCCTAATGCCGTTTCTGCATTGTAACGAGTAGcagtatattataaataaaataaatagttattaattttccattagtttttattaatattctaataaatttctttaagctataatattatttggttgtttttttcaaaatttaaagtttggttTACTgtgtttaaacattttaatacttttaagataataattttataagacTTTGTTTTCCAggttagatataaataaagtttaaacttttataatgttAGGTTTAGGTTAAAAGATGCTTTAACCCAAAATTTATGCACACAATTAtcagataaaaattattagtcCTAACCAAAAATAACCAGAATAATTCGGCTAAACATatggtatacatatatatttatatatatatatatatatatatatatatatatatatatatatatatatatatatataatatatatatatatatatatatatatatatatatatatatacatccctattatgtatgtatatatatataaatatatacatatatttatatatatatatttacatatatatatatatatatatatatatatatatatatatatatattacattctcgcataatataagtattaatataatatttatttagcaTAATGTTATGGATAAGAGCAGCTTGGAAGGAAAAATCTAGAGATGAAGAAGGGACTTTGCCAAACAATAGGGtagaagaaaaatttgttaGATGGCCTCCAAAAAACGTTAAGCATTTATATGAGCAGAGAGCTGAACCTCAACCCAACTGGTTCAAATTTGAAttagtgaaaataaaattctgttcaggtatagtttttaaatgaaactaaaaaatttgtcttctttgatggttttttttttataagacaaaataaattgtatatctataaatatctctatttctttaatatttttttctaatattaaattttatatctgCATATAtctgtattttgaaaattgcattTTCAGATAGCTTTCAGGAATGTGAAAACTTTGAATATACAACATCAACAGACATTGATGAACCTCTTGTggagaaacaaataaaaaaaagaaagctacAGACAGACTATATAGAATATTCAGATGGTAtgttgtaataatttaataatttaaaataaggtggaataatttttttttttttattacattgaatttatattatcacatttaaacatttaataagatttatataaTGATGATGAGAGTAGAGATATTGTGGTATACAAGTTCTTAAAGGATCTAAGTACTAAGTACTTCTaacatttcaaattaaaaagcataggaaaaaaaaaagtatttttttttttttgtaaattatactAATAAATTGATACTACAAATATTTGCCAAAATCACTGCAAAAAACTACGCTGTTTTAAATGTAACTGTTTCatattgaaactaaatttttatacttaatgaTGCTTGTGGCAAGTTTTAACAACTTCTGAATATCTTATAAAACTTTCgcttattgttttaatttatatggttgagtgattttaaaatttttaatttggtagtaagaattttaattaactaagttaaaaaaaaaaaagcaataaaaggTAATAGTTTGCACacggctactgtcttgtagaaggtctcctaggcaaagacttaggGGTAAATAGATTCTATCCGTTAACCAGcttcgcaccccttcttcatctattaggctggcatagatgtatttaaaatacattgtttccagtttaggatgttgaattgtggatcttcttgactcaatgcataagttttgcttgtgtctctgtttgtatgactaggcaactcgttctgttatctcctaatgagggtaaaGCTCAGTGAACGGTGGTTgtttgcagtcttgttggaggTGAAGACggttataaaaaatgattaaaaccTATAGAAATCTTAAAATCTAGTTCAATttctaaaaagtatatattaaaccgaaagaaaattttaaaaattaagtaagttAGTGGtctaaagtagaaaaaaattgtttttttgatattttcaagaaatattataagtatttttaaaaacaaaatcattaatatatacacttttattatgttttggctagaattatattctttaaaatgtttagtatcatttttttatattttagatagtGATGACCACAGTTATCCACCAGAGTCAAATGGTGCGGTTTTATATCTGAATATGAATTTTGATTTTTGCGTTTACGATTGTAATACTTTAGTGATGTCAATCTATTTTTCATTCCCATTCAAGAAATAACAATTAGTTTTTTGTGTCGTCGAAATTAAAACCCTTTGCAACAATTTACTTAAAAGATtcttttaagtaaattattttattttttgttgttgttttagaaGAGTTGTCCAAGTTCCCCACTCCTCCAAATGTGCCCAGCAAACTAAGTTTACGTGTACATTGTAGACAAACTAATACTTTATCTAAATCTACTAATTCAGTCCATCAAAGTTTTCTTTCTCATTCAAAGCCTACATCAAGCATC
This genomic interval from Hydra vulgaris chromosome 01, alternate assembly HydraT2T_AEP contains the following:
- the LOC136075092 gene encoding uncharacterized protein LOC136075092, which produces MLWIRAAWKEKSRDEEGTLPNNRVEEKFVRWPPKNVKHLYEQRAEPQPNWFKFELVKIKFCSDSFQECENFEYTTSTDIDEPLVEKQIKKRKLQTDYIEYSDDSDDHSYPPESNEELSKFPTPPNVPSKLSLRVHCRQTNTLSKSTNSVHQSFLSHSKPTSSIKPSQSQPTSAINDLILPKKTTQSCLLLRASNIPIRSTPKSTQSSLPLTTSNQLIRSTPKSVHTVRSLKTVASDSPNVQSRNSTSNEVGNSTDKLNAKFQKTVLFKLSQLTIEISEVKKLLERQSMPAVLLGANNSMDSFEISDGPIDTVE